The Brassica oleracea var. oleracea cultivar TO1000 chromosome C6, BOL, whole genome shotgun sequence genome includes a region encoding these proteins:
- the LOC106299665 gene encoding uncharacterized protein LOC106299665 encodes MGPEGIHRKTHSSIVEIGVARIKTTVTDKNSDIDCLVKTFLSNDKNMKKIIGLDTERSHQSSGDKKATALIQLCDGDNCLIVQLPCGVRVSSLFNFLNLPDFTFVGIGIQNTLRKLESEFGLTCKNAVEVGPGTWNQHLAVQKRLIRDIVSTQKPSSPIFDDWGNYLLNKDQIQLAAWNAHFAFRIGNLLLDALDYYP; translated from the coding sequence ATGGGTCCCGAAGGTATTCATCGAAAGACACATTCGTCGATTGTAGAAATTGGGGTAGCTCGGATTAAAACGACGGTTACTGATAAAAACAGCGACATAGACTGTCTTGTGAAGACGTTCTTGTCCAATGACAAGAACATGAAGAAAATTATTGGTCTTGACACAGAGCGATCGCATCAGTCGTCAGGAGATAAGAAAGCAACCGCCTTGATCCAGCTCTGCGATGGAGACAACTGCTTAATTGTTCAACTTCCCTGCGGTGTGCGAGTTTCCTCTCTTTTCAATTTTCTAAACCTACCTGACTTCACCTTTGTGGGCATTGGCATACAAAACACTCTTCGGAAGCTGGAGAGCGAGTTTGGTCTGACGTGCAAGAATGCTGTTGAGGTCGGACCCGGCACGTGGAACCAGCACTTGGCCGTTCAGAAAAGGTTGATCCGTGATATTGTTTCGACTCAGAAACCATCAAGCCCCATCTTTGACGACTGGGGCAACTATCTTCTCAACAAGGATCAGATTCAGCTCGCAGCATGGAATGCTCACTTCGCTTTTAGAATTGGTAACCTTTTGTTGGATGCTTTAGACTATTATCCCTAA
- the LOC106297787 gene encoding uncharacterized protein LOC106297787 — protein sequence MTHPYQEMKDMKKHKKHYDMLGYICDAQYGIPTRCPCGGEIKTDVSPNPKYRHDFDTLPGSRYFTCKNYEDDGMHFRQPWAFGVEDEVRRLRMEVNDMAEEIAKLKRIITSTSRP from the exons ATGACTCACCCGTACCAAGAGATGAAGGACATGAAGAAACACAAGAAACACTACGACATGTTAGGCTACATTTGCGATGCCCAGTATGGAATTCCTACCCGTTGCCCATGTGGTGGTGAAATCAAGACAGATGTTTCTCCAAATCCTAAGTATCGCCACGATTTCGATACCTTGCCTGGGAGTAGGTACTTCACCTGCAAGAATTATGAG GACGATGGGATGCACTTTCGTCAGCCATGGGCTTTTGGTGTTGAGGATGAAGTGAGGCGCCTAAGGATGGAGGTGAATGATATGGCTGAAGAGATTGCTAAGCTTAAGAGGATTATTACCTCTACCTCTCGTCCATGA
- the LOC106299938 gene encoding uncharacterized protein At3g43530-like — MRKPLLLEMKRIRKPVLERKRMIMTTVPMVLARRMKMLKKNKKKQMRRKRLKVLEKEMVTDGEGNEDEEGKDNENEGFEEENDREELANGDDNENPPEPGNPPEPEGLNGNVATEAIKPTSMFFKPTEYRKKIKLGTRCMIASAIKTLKNLKPKLSNAEMSWFTEHPQFRHIFHMKIETNHRVQGMWMLLLRTAGSEKLREVWFIVNGVPIRYELREHGLISGLFCQNYPLGYKELGGTRFVDRHFKEGEPRRLEDVKKKLVNMGPHKDRLKMAVLFFLASVVCAQTKVGHKANDVLEVFQRAVDDLEYCKSFPWGRFSYDYMVKEISHTMKHFGGVVKEKTLWPLPGFCVPLELLAFEAIPKLGIAFREPVVGAGRDCPRMCKSYFKRNGMTGVSLSVINKELGNTTVIDSIIPTKTPREESLLDEIMEDEDNVDQSDIAVDSWEKCLDARQKVFFKDMFDEDVAGREKQPEPIEDATGDGVQVGEQSIQLGDVMNMLKKQ; from the exons ATGAGGAAACCCCTTCTTCTGGAGATGAAGAGAATCAGAAAGCCGGTTCTGGAGAGGAAGAGAATGATCATGACGACCGTTCCGATGGTTCTAGCCAGGAGAATGAAGATGCTGAAGAAGAACAAGAAGAAGCAGATGAGAAGGAAGAGACTGAAGGTTCTGGAGAAAGAAATGGTGACGGACGGAGAAGGAAATGAAGACGAAGAAGGAAAGGATAATGAGAATGAAGGGTTTGAAGAAGAAAATGACCGAGAAGAGTTAGCAAATGGAGATGACAATGAGAATCCACCTGAACCCGGGAATCCACCTGAACCAGAG GGTTTGAATGGAAATGTGGCAACCGAGGCAATCAAACCAACCAGCATGTTCTTCAAGCCAACCGAGTACAGAAAAAAAATAAAGCTAGGGACAAGGTGTATGATAGCTAGCGCGATTAAGACGCTAAAAAATCTGAAACCCAAGCTGTCTAACGCGGAGATGAGCTGGTTCACGGAGCATCCTCAATTCAGACACATTTTCCACATGAAGATAGAGACTAACCACAGGGTTCAGGGAATGTGGATGTTGTTGTTGCGTACTGCTGGTAGCGAGAAGCTGAGAGAAGTGTGGTTCATTGTCAATGGGGTTCCAATCCGTTACGAGCTGAGGGAACATGGTTTGATATCTGGGCTATTCTGCCAGAACTATCCTCTCGGCTACAAAGAGCTTGGTGGGACGAGGTTCGTTGATCGTCATTTCAAGGAAGGAGAACCGAGAAGGTTAGAGGATGTTAAGAAGAAGCTGGTGAACATGGGACCCCACAAAGACAGACTGAAGATGGCGGTTCTATTCTTCTTAGCTTCGGTTGTTTGTGCGCAAACGAAGGTTGGACACAAGGCTAATGATGTATTGGAGGTGTTCCAGAGAGCAGTGGATGATCTTGAGTACTGCAAGTCCTTTCCGTGGGGGAGATTTTCCTATGATTACATGGTGAAGGAGATCTCTCACACAATGAAGCATTTTGGAGGGGTGGTGAAAGAGAAAACATTATGGCCGCTACCAGGTTTCTGTGTTCCATTAGAG CTTCTTGCATTCGAGGCAATTCCGAAGCTAGGAATAGCGTTCAGAGAGCCTGTGGTTGGAGCTGGTCGCGACTGTCCGAGGATGTGCAAGTCCTACTTTAAACGAAATGGAATGACAGGGGTGTCACTTTCTGTGATAAACAAGGAACTGGGTAACACAACT GTTATTGACAGCATCATCCCCACCAAAACTCCACGAGAAGAAAGCCTTTTGGATGAGATTATGGAAGATGAAGACAATGTTGATCAATCTGATATAGCTGTGGACAGTTGGGAGAAGTGTCTGGATGCACGGCAGAAGGTTTTTTTTAAAGACATGTTCGACGAAGATGTAGCTGGGCGTGAAAAACAGCCAGAACCGATTGAAGATGCAACAGGGGATGGAGTACAAGTAGGTGAGCAGTCGATTCAGCTGGGAGATGTTATGAATATGCTGAAAAAACAATGA